Proteins found in one bacterium genomic segment:
- the sucD gene encoding succinate--CoA ligase subunit alpha — translation MSVFVDEKTRVVVQGITGRDGSFHAGQMVEYGTRVVAGVTPGKGGQKVHGIPVFDTVAEAVEKTGGDASVIYVPARFAADALFEAADAGIKLAVCISEGIPTLDVLRAYHYYRARGIRFIGPNCPGIISPGKAKVGIMPGHIHRPGNVGLVSRSGTLTYEVVWSLTAAGLGQSTCMGIGGDPIIGTNFIDALAAFEADPETAGVVMIGEIGGTDEEEAAEFIRQNVTKPVVSFIAGRTAPKGKRMGHAGAIIAGGKGTAESKIEALTAVGVPVADLPSQLPDLLKARLG, via the coding sequence ATGAGCGTATTCGTAGACGAGAAGACCCGCGTGGTCGTTCAGGGCATCACCGGCCGCGACGGCTCCTTCCACGCCGGCCAGATGGTCGAGTACGGAACCCGGGTCGTGGCCGGGGTCACGCCGGGCAAGGGGGGCCAAAAGGTCCACGGCATCCCGGTCTTCGACACGGTGGCCGAGGCGGTCGAGAAAACCGGGGGGGACGCGAGCGTGATCTACGTTCCGGCGCGCTTCGCCGCCGACGCGCTCTTCGAGGCCGCCGACGCGGGGATAAAGCTCGCCGTCTGCATCTCCGAGGGCATCCCCACCCTGGACGTCCTGCGCGCCTACCACTACTACCGGGCGAGGGGCATCCGCTTCATCGGCCCCAACTGCCCCGGCATCATCTCGCCGGGCAAGGCCAAGGTGGGCATCATGCCCGGCCACATCCACCGGCCGGGAAACGTGGGGCTGGTGAGCCGCTCGGGCACGCTGACCTACGAGGTGGTGTGGTCGCTGACGGCGGCCGGGCTGGGGCAGTCCACCTGCATGGGCATCGGCGGGGACCCGATAATCGGGACCAATTTCATTGACGCCCTGGCGGCCTTCGAGGCCGACCCCGAGACCGCCGGGGTGGTGATGATAGGCGAGATAGGCGGCACGGACGAGGAGGAGGCGGCGGAGTTCATCCGCCAAAACGTGACGAAGCCGGTGGTGAGCTTCATCGCCGGGCGCACCGCCCCCAAGGGCAAGCGCATGGGTCACGCCGGGGCCATCATCGCCGGCGGCAAGGGGACGGCGGAGAGCAAGATAGAGGCGCTGACCGCGGTAGGCGTTCCGGTCGCCGACCTGCCCAGTCAGCTCCCGGACCTGTTGAAGGCGCGGCTGGGCTGA
- a CDS encoding DUF3800 domain-containing protein codes for MPVKTSHHRYYYVDEAGDPYIFNRRGEVIFGKEGCSNYFILGLLEIRDQGKIERQLNELRANLLQDSYFSSVPSMQPQARKTYYVFHAKDDLPEIRREVFRLLFEDLTNFRFYAVIKNKTSVLNYIRNRNATDPQYRYTPNELYDFLVRRLFKERLHQADSYSILVSKRSKKDRTTAFVNAVRAAQQRFLEQHGIIGSEAIQITSTDSTHCGGLQSTDYFLWALQRFYEKGEERFIRYLWDAVRLVQDIDDTSNKPYGEYYTKRQPLNWI; via the coding sequence ATGCCAGTAAAAACATCACATCATCGTTACTATTATGTTGATGAAGCGGGCGATCCGTATATATTCAATCGCCGAGGCGAGGTCATCTTTGGAAAGGAAGGATGTTCTAATTACTTCATTTTAGGATTGTTGGAAATTAGGGATCAGGGTAAGATTGAAAGGCAGTTGAATGAATTGCGAGCCAATTTACTGCAAGACTCGTATTTCAGCTCCGTTCCCTCAATGCAACCACAGGCTAGGAAAACGTACTACGTGTTTCATGCTAAAGATGATCTGCCCGAGATACGCAGGGAGGTTTTCAGACTCCTCTTTGAGGATTTAACCAACTTCCGGTTCTATGCTGTTATTAAAAATAAGACATCGGTCCTAAACTACATACGTAACCGCAACGCCACCGACCCTCAGTACCGCTACACGCCGAATGAGCTTTACGATTTTCTTGTACGGCGGCTCTTTAAAGAAAGATTGCATCAGGCGGACAGTTACTCCATTTTAGTGTCCAAGCGAAGTAAAAAAGACCGCACGACGGCTTTTGTAAATGCCGTACGGGCGGCCCAACAGAGATTTCTCGAACAGCACGGTATAATCGGAAGCGAAGCAATCCAAATTACTTCAACCGATTCCACCCATTGCGGAGGGCTGCAATCGACAGATTATTTCTTGTGGGCGCTTCAGAGGTTTTACGAGAAGGGAGAGGAACGATTTATCAGGTATCTCTGGGATGCGGTAAGGCTCGTTCAAGATATTGATGATACTAGTAACAAACCCTATGGGGAGTATTATACCAAGCGACAACCTTTAAATTGGATATGA
- a CDS encoding outer membrane beta-barrel protein, which yields MRKALVVLLLLLMAASFAEAPRKPISGFAVGLFGGYWAYSGPSYLFHDGVSGSLRVGYRFRGGELELYGFFEYTGLLMPDMWRAWDLNPTGNLMTFGISPRISFSPTTWISPYFGAGPMYTLRTTSLNIERQSGDPFNYLQNAQNFAVFVEVGAEFPLQPSLIVEVGFHYIHPFTPEVERFSGMTFGAGVSFFF from the coding sequence TTGCGTAAAGCCCTCGTAGTGCTGCTGTTGCTGCTGATGGCGGCGTCCTTCGCCGAGGCGCCGCGCAAGCCCATTTCCGGATTCGCGGTGGGGCTCTTCGGCGGCTACTGGGCTTACTCCGGGCCCTCCTACCTCTTCCACGACGGCGTCAGCGGCTCCCTCCGCGTCGGGTACCGCTTCAGGGGCGGCGAGCTCGAGCTCTACGGCTTCTTCGAGTACACCGGCCTCCTGATGCCCGACATGTGGCGGGCCTGGGACCTGAATCCGACCGGCAACCTGATGACCTTCGGCATCTCACCGCGCATCAGCTTCTCGCCCACCACGTGGATTTCGCCTTACTTCGGGGCCGGGCCGATGTACACGCTCCGGACCACCTCCCTGAACATCGAGCGCCAGAGCGGGGACCCCTTCAACTACCTCCAGAACGCCCAGAACTTCGCCGTCTTCGTCGAAGTGGGGGCCGAGTTCCCACTCCAGCCGTCGTTGATTGTCGAGGTGGGCTTCCACTACATCCATCCCTTCACCCCCGAGGTGGAGCGGTTCTCCGGTATGACCTTCGGCGCCGGGGTGAGCTTCTTCTTCTAA